In the Silene latifolia isolate original U9 population chromosome 1, ASM4854445v1, whole genome shotgun sequence genome, acatcatcttcaccacaccacatcaccacaacatcctccatctccaatgcatatgaatgctcaaaagaaattaatgcaacacaatatatatatctttgaactgatcaatcataaaatcatgccgcttaccaaatgttgtgataacatactcaatacgatcaattcagtcaatcaccttccaaagatatgaatcataacgtaaatcaacagccacgaagcaagtcaacgttcacgctttggtcatacgaaacacaaacaagtcaacacaattcaacatcaacgataataagtcaagtgtatttccctaccttttcgcaatccaagcacacacaagcaatcacttatgatccttcacttatccatcgcctacataacataattatgtataattaccatctactcagtcaattaatcatgcacataacctagactcatcataacttaataggaatatcaatttaaagaacaaacacgacttttcctgattttcctgctcatggcagactcggtataaaatgaataattaattccagaaaattcgaattgatgcaaggcaaattgaattggaaccccatgagtcttagctacaatttatgtctaacgtgtttttctcaaattccaaacttatcaagggttttcagactgatttccaaaaactgacagaaaccgtcgcataaaaagtattgattcataaaacgagtttaaaacattatttttcagaaattccaaatcctattatcatctagactatacaaatatgatgtatgaagaagcctcataactgaatcgacataaaaattagggtttcaaatcattttccacaaccaaatcagattcgcggacttttcagcgacatgttcataaataatttacctaggacaaaccataaggaatttgactacgagattttatatgcataaactagacatcaaataaacaggactctcttttcaaacttttcgaagaagacgaatttaaaacagtataaacaatggaatgaaatcgacttacaaactgggaaatcgaattaggttgaaatcgatgagaaatcttcaatcaattgaaaggctcgacaattgttcttcctctccctctctctaggtttagaaatggttttatgaatgataaaatgaaattagaaatgaccCAACTGTTAAAAATAAGAACCTTggccaaaacataaaagaaaccgtcaacccgctgaaccggtttactttctatcaagtgcactcggccgagtaacacacactcgaccgagtaccaaccaagtactcgaccgagtactccaactaaaatacggagtattaaaatgtaaatgggtgatatgattcttgacccaaaagacaaaatgtgatgtaacccgactcaacatatacgatataaacccgacttaataacattcacgatattacgatgcaaccaatataaaatgtataataactaatatataataatatccgtttactcgattatataaaatacggggtattacagtgagATTTATGGAAAGAATAGTGAAAGTCTTTGAAATGAGAAGGGAAAGAAGTAGGTCTGATGGAATGTCTAGTGGGGGCAGGAATGGTAGTGGATGGTGGGATGGTATTAGTGTTAGGATTAGAAACAGGGTTGTTAGTCACAGTAGTGACAGTATCAGTGGCATTGGGAATAGGAGAAGATAGAATATTTGTAGTGTTGTGGGAATGGGAAGTATCAGGAATGGGAAGGAAATGAGGGTAGGTATTTGGCACATAAGGAAAAACATTTTCATGAAAGACTACATCTCTAGAAATAAAAATGGTCTTGGTTTCCAAATTGAGTAACTTGTAGGCTTTTTTGCCAAAAGGGTAACCTAAGAACAAGGAAGGTGTTGCTCTTGGATCAAACTTGCCTCGTCCTGGCTTGGGGGTAGTAGCATAACACAGGCAGCCAAAAGCTCTCATGTGTTGAAGGTCTGGTGTTTTGTGGAAAAGAAGCTCATAGGGAGAtttattgtttaaaatttttgttGGAATTCTATTGATGATATACGTAGCTGTAAGAATGCAATCTCCCCAATATTTCTTAGGAAGATTGGACTGAAAAATCAAGGCTCTGGCAGTTTCAAGTAAGTGTTTGTGTTTCCTCTCAACCACCCCATTTTTTGTGGTGTATGAAAGCATGAGGTTTGATAAATGAGTCCATGAGAAGTAAGAAAATCTTTAGTAAGGTTACTTGAGCCTAGTTCAAGGGCATTATCTGATCTCAAGATTTGAACAGTTTTATTGAATTGAGTTTTGACAAAGGCTATAAAGTTTTTAATGTAATCAAAAGCACTACTTTTACAAGATAACAAGTAAACCCATGTGGTTCTGGTGTAGTCATCTACAATGGTAAGGAAGTATTTGTGCCCATTGTAGGTTTGAATAGGATAAGGTCCCCATAGGTCTACATGAATTAATTGGAATGCATTGTGAGTTTGAATATGACTGTCAGGAAAGGAAAAACGATGTTGTCTTGCCTTAGCACAGGTGATACAAGACAGAATTTGACTTTTATTATGTTCAGAAAACTTACAAAACTCATATTTCTGTAGCTTGTACAAAGGTAAGTGACCTAGTCTAGAATGCCAAACATCAGCAGAATTACATATAGCAGCATGTGACATTGCATTATTTAAAATACTAGACTTAGGTACAGTAGATTGTGCAGGATTCCGATGGAGAAGATATAAACCCTTGTGCATATTACCAAGGGCCAGAGGCATCTTCATAGAAGAGCCCTGCACAAAGCAAGATGTAGGTGAAAAACTAATAGCAGTATTCAATTGTTGAGATAGTTTTAATATGGAAAGAAGGTTAAACTGAAAGGTAGGCACATATAGAACATCGTGAAGGATTAAGTCAGAGTTTATGGGAACAGTACCCATGGAATTGATAAAGGTAGTTTGACCAGTAGGCAGTGAAATGGAAAAAGGGTGAGACATAGCTTTGATAAAAGAAAAAAGGTTGATATTAGCACACATATGATCACTTGCACCACTATCCACAATCCAAGTTTCATGACAAGAAGAAAGAGTAGAGTAGGAGGAATTACCAGCAAAATTAGCTGCAGGATTGAAATcaggaggaggagaaggatgTGCAGTAGCCTGTGTATTATGCATCATGGTTTTGAGCTGCTGCATCATCACATGTGTAACATCTCCAAAAGTAGAACCTGAACCAGAACTAGAGCCAGCAACCTGCTGAGGAGAAAACCCCTGCTGACCAGAACCATTGTTGGTACCATAATATCCTGAAGCACCATCAGTCTGAGCAGCATTCGCAAACTTCTTCCTGGTATTGAATTCCAGCTTTTTGCAGTAACGTATAGTGTGTCCAGGATTTTTGCAGTACTTACAAAACTTCACCAGAAGCTCATCATCACCTTTAGGTTGCTGTTGATTGTTCACAGGAGTAGAATGTGGCTTGTTGTAAAATTGTTGCTGAGGTTGTTTACCGTAGAGATTGGGAGATTGTTGAGACTGCTTGTTGTAAGAAGTATGTGGCCCTTTGTTTTGAAAATTCTTGGCATAGAATGTTGCAGAATCGACTTGAGTCTGAAGTTCATGCTGAATTTCTCGCTGCCTTTCCTCCTGCAATAGACTGTTGTAAACTGCAGCAAGAGAAGGTAGAGATTCTGAAGTAAGATTGTTCCCCTGACAGCAGTGTAAGACGAGTTCAGTCCCATCAGAAACTGCACAACACGCTGATCTTGTTGAAATTTCTCACGCTTCGCAGCAGCACCACAGGAACAAGTGCAAGAGCAGGCAAGATTGAGCCCCATAGCATCAATTTCATCCCAAATCAGCTTCATCTTTGTGAAATACGTCGAAATACTGTCATTTCCTTGACTGTAGTCAACTAATTTCTTCTGTATCCCGTATAACCGTGCTCCATTAGTTTGACCGAATCTATTTTCTAATTCTTCCCAAGCAACCTGAGCAGTGCTTGAATACAACACAGACTGAGCGATCTCAGGAGATAAAGAATTCAGGATCCAGGAAAAAACGATGTCGTTGCATTATTTCCACAAATTGTAATTAGCAGTTGAAAGCGCAGGTTTGGCAATCGAACCGTCGACAAAACCTAATTTGTTCTTCGCGGACAGAGCGATCTCCATTCCTCGCTTCCAGCCATTGAAACCAGTGCCATCGAACAAATTCGTGACGATTTTCGTCGCATTGGCGTCATTATTAGTGACTTGCAGCGGATTGTTGACGATCGTGTTTGATTCTGGCGTATCAGTCGGCATAGTTGAAGAAATCACAGAATCTTGAAGAATTTTTGTGAATTTTTATGATTTGTGTGATAATAATGtggaaaaccctagaaattggggaaaaaatcgaaaaaatgaagagagaaagagaaattgCAACAATAAAGGTGAAGAATCAAGCAAGAGAGACGCGGAGACAGGACGGACCTTTGTCTCTGATACCATGAAGGACTACATAGTATGTGGACGCCATTAAAGAGAAGCTTGAAGTTTGTTATGGAATATTCTAGAGAGAGAAATATAAAAGAAAGAAAGCAGAGTAAATAAAACTGGTGTTGTATTGAATGAATCAGTCAATGATAATTTACAAGAGTCAACTTATTTATATGACAAGTAGACAACTAACTAATGAATGAATCTAGCCGACTTAGTTAACCAGGTTCATGTATTCCAACAAGATTTTGTTAtgctaatgattttttttttgttgacagGATGAAGATATAAAACACTATGGTTTACAAAGGCGTGATCACGTGATTAATTGTGTACACGAGTTTGATGATCGATCTGCCCTACTTGATTCATTCACCATCTATATTATTACATTGCCTCCAATATGATTCTCCCGTTGTATTATTGAAGAGAACCACATTATTTTTGTTAGTGTTACCCGACAAGAATTGCCGAGAAATAATTAGCTAGCATAAGGAGGTACGTACGAGTTTATTAAAGTGATCACTGGAGTATCCATTTTGCAGGGATCATTCAATCCGTTCAAATAGGAAACTTCACGAGTAACACTTGAATGACGAGGCTGATAACAAAAGTGTCGATGGAACTACATATTTTGTTCGGATAGTTGTTGGAGTATTGCAACACTTCTCATGGGCTGATGTTCTTCACAAAATAAGTTATTGTTTGCAGTCTATTTTTATAGATCATTTTATATTCCTACTATATCCTACTACAAGTCTACAACATATGTCATATGAGGGTCATATTTCCTGTTAATCTATCATATCCTCCATGTTATATAGATAAAGATACATTGAGTAATAtcatgtactccctcctattcattatGATCTTCCACATTACTTTTTGGGGAATTTTTAAGAGGAAGGAGATTTGTGGTGGAAAATGGAGGAAAATGAAAATAAGAGAGAGAATGTGGAGTCACAAGTAATAAAAACCACAAATAATAGACTAATAAGAAAAGTGGAAGAAGTTAGTGAATTTGCTATTTTCGAAATTGTGGAAAATCTTAGTGAATAGGGGGTAGTACTATAGTTGATCAGAATTTGGAAACTATATATCTTCAGTATATACGATAGTACCATCTATAAAGTTTCACATAGCTAGATGCAAtgacaatttgtgatttatcatACTATTGTGCAACC is a window encoding:
- the LOC141643908 gene encoding uncharacterized protein LOC141643908, with protein sequence MPTDTPESNTIVNNPLQVTNNDANATKIVTNLFDGTGFNGWKRGMEIALSAKNKLGFVDGSIAKPALSTANYNFTAQVAWEELENRFGQTNGARLYGIQKKLVDYSQGNDSISTYFTKMKLIWDEIDAMGLNLACSCTCSCGAAAKREKFQQDQRVGNNLTSESLPSLAAVYNSLLQEERQREIQHELQTQVDSATFYAKNFQNKGPHTSYNKQSQQSPNLYGKQPQQQFYNKPHSTPVNNQQQPKGDDELLVKFCKYCKNPGHTIRYCKKLEFNTRKKFANAAQTDGASGYYGTNNGSGQQGFSPQQVAGSSSGSGSTFGDVTHVMMQQLKTMMHNTQATAHPSPPPDFNPAANFAGNSSYSTLSSCHETWIVDSGASDHMCANINLFSFIKAMSHPFSISLPTGQTTFINSMGTVPINSDLILHDVLYVPTFQFNLLSILKLSQQLNTAISFSPTSCFVQGSSMKMPLALGNMHKGLYLLHRNPAQSTVPKSSILNNAMSHAAICNSADVWHSRLGHLPLYKLQKYEFCKFSEHNKSQILSCITCAKARQHRFSFPDSHIQTHNAFQLIHVDLWGPYPIQTYNGHKYFLTIVDDYTRTTWVYLLSCKSSAFDYIKNFIAFVKTQFNKTVQILRSDNALELGSSNLTKDFLTSHGLIYQTSCFHTPQKMGWLRGNTNTYLKLPEP